From a single Cydia amplana chromosome 22, ilCydAmpl1.1, whole genome shotgun sequence genomic region:
- the LOC134658551 gene encoding acetylcholine receptor subunit alpha-like 2, translating to MFLQTILLIFLGILYASYSQDCVRLVSKEDAWDKKLHSDKMANYRFRQPPRNQSCVPVKVHFQLKTFAFDEYADRFTAKMWTRMIWRDERLAWSPQEYGGVSKMVVLATDIWTPSLKLLNSVDPDYFNMDMEECLVHNNGEVMCVPEQIYESFCITKLRNWPFDVQNCTLQFGDGDRLSTTRFRFKGRAITLDAAEYGNGWNIMQKEFKEDSDSDVQLSFTLTMERQASGLVAVLIGPCVILSILTTASILMNVNDYIRLGLSCFSLISHFVFVFFIDEFLPKHSGDTPVILFFVRDSIILTITSVLFTFVLSKIVKRETVPFEWVSLVSNKVFFSFGKYLILPRWRVEPDSKDNNVNNKEIWTNMANILNSVYLVVVIIVYIILFRSYMPKEPPAEY from the coding sequence ATGTTCTTGCAAACAATCCTTCTAATTTTTCTCGGCATACTTTATGCCTCGTATTCGCAAGATTGCGTAAGGTTGGTTAGCAAAGAAGATGCATGGGATAAAAAACTGCACTCTGATAAAATGGCAAATTATCGATTCAGGCAACCGCCGCGAAACCAGTCCTGTGTTCCCGTCAAAGTGCATTTCCAATTGAAGACATTCGCCTTTGACGAATATGCGGACAGATTCACAGCTAAAATGTGGACTCGTATGATTTGGAGAGATGAACGCCTGGCCTGGTCGCCTCAAGAATATGGAGGAGTCAGCAAGATGGTCGTGCTTGCAACTGATATTTGGACGCCATCATTGAAACTACTTAACAGCGTCGATCCGGACTACTTTAATATGGATATGGAAGAATGCCTCGTCCACAATAATGGGGAAGTTATGTGTGTCCCGGAACAAATTTACGAATCATTTTGTATTACTAAATTAAGAAATTGGCCTTTCGATGTCCAGAATTGTACCCTTCAGTTTGGAGATGGTGATAGACTTTCCACTACCCGATTTCGCTTTAAAGGAAGAGCTATTACGCTTGACGCTGCAGAATATGGCAATGGTTGGAACATTATGCAGAAGGAATTTAAGGAGGACTCGGATTCAGACGTACAGTTATCGTTTACTTTAACAATGGAAAGACAGGCGTCCGGTTTAGTAGCTGTATTGATAGGTCCTTGTGTCATTCTAAGTATACTGACTACGGCATCTATTTTAATGAATGTAAACGATTATATCCGCTTAGGATTATCGTGTTTTAGTCTCATCAGTCATTTTGTATTCGTGTTTTTCATTGACGAGTTTTTACCGAAGCACAGTGGCGATACCCCTGTTATATTATTCTTCGTCCGTGACTCAATCATCTTGACCATAACTTCTGTACTATTTACATTTGTTTTGAGCAAAATTGTAAAAAGAGAAACTGTACCATTTGAATGGGTATCTTTAGTATCAAATAAAGTGTTTTTTAGTTTTGGTAAATACTTGATTTTACCAAGATGGAGAGTGGAGCCTGATTCAAAagataataatgtaaataataaagagaTTTGGACCAATATGGCTAATATTTTGAACAGTGTTTATTTGGTTGTAGTTATTATTgtttatataattttgtttaGATCTTACATGCCTAAAGAACCACCAGCTGAatactaa
- the LOC134658471 gene encoding neuronal acetylcholine receptor subunit beta-2-like has protein sequence MPLNMASYTYICILAIIIKFSYCQDCALQSLWPSEVPVEMRLKTKILNCYDFRESPNSNTTKRVEVEVAYIIQMLKFDDQEEVLTIYSWTIMEWEDPRLKWDLDKYKGIKTTVLNFYDIWTPELKSKNYEIEDSELYTTIYECLANNTGHVKCIQSIIHPLMCSSAMKDWPYDRKHCFLKIDDDSWSQSEANIVFTKFQFISDEDTYTAWRLIHSQKHLNLTGDYQASVEFVLERVAIGLEAAIVVPAFVISVLTIITFLLDVNANVRLGILCTSLLSHYLFLTEVNESIPKHSFDAPKILLFITGSMALTLMIILLTLTLRYLCSRTSSPPVLITSINYFVLNGYGEYLVFPRWSIKIANKTVLDSISQQTEWFDFSNIINSIVFIVSVITYIVMYSIYLPHEDYIPSSN, from the coding sequence ATGCCACTAAACATGGCGTCGTACACTTATATTTGTATATTAgccattattattaaatttagttaTTGCCAAGATTGTGCTTTACAGTCCTTATGGCCATCAGAAGTTCCAGTAGAAATGAGGCTGAAAACTAAAATACTTAATTGTTACGATTTTAGAGAATCACCAAACAGTAACACCACAAAGAGAGTAGAGGTAGAAGTGGCTTACATTATACAGATGCTAAAATTTGACGATCAAGAAGAAGTACTTACTATTTACAGTTGGACAATCATGGAATGGGAGGACCCTAGATTGAAGTGGGATTTGGACAAATATAAAGGTATCAAGACtacggttttaaatttttatgacATCTGGACTCCAGAATTAAAGAGCAAAAACTACGAGATCGAAGATTCCGAATTGTATACAACTATTTATGAATGTTTAGCGAACAATACTGGACATGTCAAATGTATACAGTCGATTATACATCCTCTTATGTGCAGTTCTGCAATGAAAGATTGGCCGTACGACCGAAAACACTGCTTTTTAAAGATAGATGATGACTCGTGGTCACAGAGCGAAGCAAACATTGTGTTCACAAAATTTCAATTCATATCAGATGAGGACACGTATACTGCCTGGCGGCTGATACATTCACAGAAACATCTGAATTTAACTGGAGATTATCAAGCATCTGTAGAATTTGTTTTGGAAAGAGTGGCAATAGGTCTCGAAGCTGCCATAGTGGTACCAGCTTTTGTGATATCCGTGCTGACTATAATAACGTTCCTTTTGGATGTCAACGCCAACGTGAGGTTAGGAATTTTGTGTACCAGTTTATTgagccattatttatttttaactgaaGTCAATGAAAGCATACCGAAGCATAGTTTCGATGCTcctaaaattttactttttattactgGTTCTATGGCATTAACTTTGATGATCATATTATTAACATTGACCTTGAGGTATTTATGCTCACGTACATCTTCTCCACCTGTTTTAATTACttcaattaattattttgttcttAATGGATATGGTGAGTATTTGGTTTTCCCAAGGTGGAGCATTAAGATTGCCAACAAAACTGTCTTGGACTCAATAAGTCAACAAACCGAATGGTTTGATTTCTCTAACATTATTAACAGCATTGTTTTCATTGTTTCTGTGATTACTTATATCGTTATGTATTCCATTTACTTGCCTCATGAGGATTACATACCGTCAAGTAATTAA
- the LOC134658472 gene encoding neuronal acetylcholine receptor subunit alpha-3-like, with protein sequence MNLYAFITLSILSLCCCEECRLNTRPPEMGIERNLRNKLTKCYAEILKPPVNKDSNAVIVKMDYLLISFNFDSNEEILTLYSWNYFDWQDDRLAWKPEDYKGIKWTEVASFNIWSPGLKLINSADADDFDFFYTKCGLNSTGHVRCGIQAEHKVFCTSDLTNWPYDTKSCMLQFDQWRPQETKVFFSLSHIKFELEASRNAGWKTVRTKVFKNFSTGIQSAVKFHFKRLAEGLEAILVVPAFVLSVLTVTALLLDYRDINRLGILCMTLISHFVFSNEVSENVPKHSANTPVILSFISCSTVMTVLCFVLSFCFRYLGKKKTQPPTWIASYNDFVLDGYCKYGVFTKWEVTQQDPEIIPNVEWVNFISIANSSILFVVIVTYIYLLSAYIPKKPDFTFVFDS encoded by the coding sequence ATGAATCTGTACGCATTCATAACACTCTCCATCTTAAGTCTCTGCTGTTGCGAAGAATGTCGCTTAAACACCCGACCACCAGAAATGGGAATAGAAAGGAACTTACGGAACAAGCTTACTAAATGCTACGCCGAAATATTGAAGCCCCCGGTCAATAAGGACTCAAACGCGGTAATCGTCAAGATGGACTATTTACTAATATCCTTTAATTTTGATTCTAACGAAGAAATACTCACGCTATATAGCTGGAACTATTTTGACTGGCAAGATGATAGATTGGCATGGAAGCCTGAGGATTACAAGGGTATAAAATGGACGGAAGTTGCGAGTTTCAACATTTGGAGTCCGGGGCTGAAGTTGATCAATTCGGCTGATGCGGATGATTTTGACTTCTTCTACACGAAATGCGGGTTGAACAGCACAGGCCACGTTAGGTGCGGTATCCAGGCAGAACACAAAGTCTTCTGCACTTCTGACTTAACCAACTGGCCTTATGACACAAAGAGTTGCATGCTTCAATTTGACCAATGGCGACCGCAGGAAACCAAAGTGTTCTTCAGCTTGAGCCATATCAAATTTGAATTGGAGGCGTCTCGAAATGCTGGATGGAAGACCGTTCGCACAAAAGTCTTCAAGAATTTTTCAACTGGAATACAGTCTGCCGTTAAATTCCATTTCAAAAGACTGGCAGAGGGCCTAGAAGCTATTTTAGTGGTTCCAGCTTTTGTATTAAGTGTGCTGACAGTGACGGCTCTCCTGTTGGACTATAGAGACATCAACCGATTAGGGATACTGTGCATGACTTTGATCAGCCATTTCGTTTTCTCTAACGAAGTATCCGAAAACGTTCCAAAACATAGTGCAAATACTCCTGTCATATTGTCCTTCATTAGCTGTTCTACTGTTATGACTGTACTTTGCTTTGTATTGTCGTTTTGCTTTAGATATTTGGGAAAGAAGAAAACTCAACCACCTACGTGGATTGCTTCTTATAATGATTTTGTCTTGGATGGGTATTGCAAATATGGCGTATTTACAAAATGGGAGGTGACTCAGCAAGATCCAGAAATTATaccgaatgtagaatgggttaACTTTATTAGTATTGCTAATAGCAGCATCCTGTTTGTAGTGATAGTTACTTATATTTACTTGCTTTCGGCTTATATTCCAAAGAAGCCAGACTTCACATTCGTTTTCGATTCTTAA
- the LOC134658436 gene encoding neuronal acetylcholine receptor subunit alpha-3-like — MNLYAFITLSIVSLCFCQECRLNTRTPEMETERNLRKKLTECYAEILKPPVNKNSNTVVVKMDYLLQSFNFDPNEEILTLYSWNYFDWQDDRLTWKPEDYKDIKSTQVSSFDIWSPGLKLINTADADDFDFFYTKCRLNSTGHVRCVIRTEHKVFCTSDLTNWPYDTKSCTLQFDQWRPQETKVFFSLNHIRFVMQAYQNAGWMIAREKVFKNLTTGIQSAVKFDFERLAEGLEAIIVVPGFVLSVLTVTALLLDYRDINRLGILFMTLISHFIFSNEVSENVPKHSANTPVILSFISCSTVMTVLCFVLSFCFRYLGKMKTQPPTWIVSYNDFVFDGYGRYGVFTKWEVIEQDAEVKPNVEWVNFISIANSLCLFVVIITYIYLLSAYIPKKPVFTFVFDIA, encoded by the coding sequence ATGAATCTGTACGCATTCATAACACTCTCCATCGTAAGTCTCTGCTTTTGCCAAGAATGTCGCTTAAACACCCGAACACCAGAAATGGAAACAGAAAGGAACTTAAGGAAAAAACTTACTGAATGCTACGCCGAAATTTTGAAGCCCCCGGTCAATAAAAACTCTAACACGGTGGTCGTGAAGATGGACTATCTACTTCAGTCCTTCAATTTTGATCCTAACGAAGAAATACTGACGTTATACAGCTGGAACTATTTCGACTGGCAAGATGATAGATTGACGTGGAAGCCTGAGGATTACAAGGATATAAAGTCGACGCAAGTTTCAAGTTTTGATATTTGGAGTCCGGGGCTGAAGCTGATCAATACGGCAGATGCGGACGATTTTGATTTCTTCTACACGAAATGCAGGTTGAACAGCACAGGCCACGTTAGGTGCGTTATCCGGACAGAACACAAAGTCTTCTGCACATCTGACTTAACCAACTGGCCTTATGACACGAAGAGTTGCACGCTCCAGTTTGACCAGTGGCGACCGCAGGAAACCAAAGTGTTCTTCAGCTTGAACCATATCAGATTTGTAATGCAGGCGTATCAAAATGCTGGGTGGATGATCGCTCGCGaaaaggtcttcaaaaatttgaCCACTGGAATACAGTCTGCCGTGAAGTTCGATTTTGAAAGACTCGCAGAAGGCTTAGAAGCTATTATAGTGGTTCCAGGTTTTGTATTAAGTGTGCTGACAGTGACAGCACTCCTGTTGGACTATAGAGACATCAACCGATTAGGGATACTGTTCATGACTTTGATCAGCCATTTCATTTTTTCTAACGAAGTATCCGAAAACGTTCCAAAACATAGTGCCAATACTCCTGTCATATTGTCCTTCATTAGCTGCTCTACTGTTATGACTGTACTTTGCTTTGTATTGTCGTTTTGCTTTAGATATTTGGGAAAGATGAAAACTCAACCACCTACGTGGATTGTTTCTTACAATGATTTTGTATTTGACGGCTATGGAAGATATGGAGTATTTACAAAATGGGAGGTGATTGAGCAAGATGCGGAAGTTAAaccgaatgtagaatgggttaACTTTATTAGTATTGCTAATAGCCTCTGTCTCTTTGTCgtgattattacttatatatatttgcTGTCGGCTTATATACCAAAGAAGCCAGTTTTCACATTCGTTTTCGATATAGCTTAA